CAGCAGTGAAGAATGGCAGGAGAGCCAGGACGTGCTGCTGAGGTGCAAAGAGGAGGATGAAGCCTCGCTTCAGGCCCGTGCGCGGGCAGAGCGGGATCTGGAGGATCTGCAGCAGCGCCATATTCGCTGGGTAGAGCTGGAGGACAAGCGGGCTGGACATGCCGCGATGCAGGAGCGTCTATCCAAGCTGCAGACCGTGCTGCGCGGCAATGCTTTTGTGGAGTATATTGCTGAAGAACAGCTGATGCAGGTATGCCAGGCTGCGTCGCAGCGACTACGGTTCCTGAGCAAGCAGAGATATGCGCTTGAGGTAGATTCAGGCGGCGGCTTCGTCATCCGGGATGACGGGAACGGCGGCGTAAGACGTCCGGTGTCCACGTTATCCGGGGGAGAGACCTTCCTGACCTCCCTGTCGCTGGCGCTTGCCCTGTCAGCCCAGATTCAGCTGCGCGGACAATACCCGCTGCAATTCTTTTTCCTGGATGAGGGCTTTGGCACCCTGGACCCGGATCTGCTCGACACCGTCATCACTTCATTGGAGAGACTGCATAATGACCAGCTGTCCGTCGGCATCATCAGCCATGTTCCCGAGCTTCGGGCCCGCCTGCCGCGCAAGCTGATTGTAGTTCCTGCAGAGCAGGGCGGCGGGGGTTCAACCATTCTTTTGGAAAAAATGTGAAAGGCGGGGTTGGTTGTGATGAGAATCACAGATACACCTCCAACCCCCTGTTATAATACAGCTAAGCCGACATTATTTGAAACACCTCGGCGGACGTATGACAGGGAATGAACTCCTTCTCATACGTCCGCCGCCGAAGCAGCTTATATGAGCTGTGAAGGGTGTTTCTTTTTTTTTGTCTTTTTTTGGGTCCACACTCAAAATTAGCAGCGGTCATACCCAATGGAGCACCCTCTACTAAGGCAATCGAACAAAAGGTATGCGAAACCGAATACATTCTCCACAGCGAGGGTTAGCGAGCCAATTGTGCTAGTGGGTTATGCCCGGACCAAATGTACACGATAAACCGAATTTGTTGTGACGCCCACCCTGTTATAATACAGCCTGCCTTACCTACACCCTCTGTTATCGTGATACGCCACTCCCATCCCTATTCCCCTGAGCCCCCACCTAATATCCAGATCCGCTTCTCTGCTCACCCTGATCCTTCCCTCCCTGTGAACCTGTTTCCACACTCCCTGATGCTCAGCCCTCTATTCCTTCATAGCATAGCTGCCTGCCCACTTTCCCTACCAATCCCAGCATAAGCCGCCCCGAACATCTGATTTCACCGGAATATAGCCTTCCGCCTTTCGTAATTGCTCAACATCCTGTATGATTAGTTCCATAGTTGAAATTTGTCGCGAAGCCGATCAGAGACATTCAGGCGTGTGCGCCCCGCAGAGCTCAAGCTGTATTGAACGTTAACGGAGCATCGCCTGTGAGTGGCGGGTGGCCGTTGCACGAATAAGAGTTATGTTCGTGTCTGTTATCTCAGCTTGTGCTGCGGAAAGTGCCGGATGCAAGCTTCTGCAATACAAATTTTTTGGGAGGAAGCGTGTATGGAAACTGTATTCAGCAAAATTATCGAAGGTGTAATCCCGTCCAAAAAGGTGTTCGAGAATGAGCGGATTCTGGCGTTCCACGATATTGAGCCTGCCGCCCCTGTGCATGTGCTTATTATCCCGAAGAAATACATCGCTTCCATGAACGAGGTTACGCCAGACGATCTGCCGCTGATTGGCGAGATTCATGCCGTAGCACAGCAGCTTGCCGCAGAGCTCGGAATTGCTGATACCGGCTACCGGCTGATTAACAATTGCGGTCCGGACAGCGGGATGGCAGTGCCGCATCTGCATTATCATCTGCTGGGCGGAGCCAAGCTTGGTGCCCTAACCGGGAACTCCAGTTCTCATGCCTAAGTAATCAATCCAACTATATACAGCCTGGCTGAAAAAAGAATAACGCGAAGGTTGACACCTTATTTAGGTTTGACCTATAATGAAAGGTGATGAACCGTGTTGTTATGCTCTTGGACGGTCTGGTCGGAGGGAGGGAAAACTGGTGTCTGAAACGAAAGTTCGCAAAAACGAGACAATTGATGCTGCACTTCGTCGCTTTAAACGTTCCATTGCTAAGGA
The sequence above is a segment of the Paenibacillus sp. FSL R7-0204 genome. Coding sequences within it:
- a CDS encoding histidine triad nucleotide-binding protein yields the protein METVFSKIIEGVIPSKKVFENERILAFHDIEPAAPVHVLIIPKKYIASMNEVTPDDLPLIGEIHAVAQQLAAELGIADTGYRLINNCGPDSGMAVPHLHYHLLGGAKLGALTGNSSSHA